A genomic segment from Nitrospira sp. encodes:
- a CDS encoding tRNA-specific adenosine-34 deaminase — protein MPPFDDLDHRFMQQALTLARSATLIGEVPIAALLVQDGLVIAEAHNLRETRQDPTAHAEMIAIQEGARRTGSWRLTDTTLYVTLEPCAMCIGAIVLARITRLVFGATDPKAGACGSIMNIPPEPRLNHRVEVVGGLFGEESQALLQDFFRQLRKRALQREND, from the coding sequence ATGCCGCCATTCGACGACCTCGACCATCGATTCATGCAACAGGCCTTGACCCTCGCCCGCTCGGCGACGCTGATCGGAGAAGTGCCGATCGCCGCCCTGCTGGTGCAAGACGGCCTCGTGATCGCGGAAGCGCACAACCTTCGGGAAACCAGGCAGGACCCTACGGCCCACGCGGAAATGATCGCGATTCAAGAAGGTGCGCGCCGAACGGGTAGTTGGCGGCTCACCGACACCACCCTCTACGTCACCCTGGAGCCCTGCGCCATGTGCATCGGCGCCATCGTGCTGGCCCGCATCACTCGCCTGGTGTTCGGAGCCACCGACCCCAAGGCCGGCGCCTGCGGATCGATCATGAACATCCCCCCCGAACCTCGCCTGAACCATCGCGTGGAGGTCGTCGGTGGACTGTTCGGCGAGGAGAGTCAGGCCCTATTGCAGGATTTTTTTCGTCAACTCAGGAAGAGAGCTTTGCAGCGGGAAAACGATTAA
- a CDS encoding 4'-phosphopantetheinyl transferase, with amino-acid sequence MATVLTPPTECSTFPCLGRQDVHVWSCDLSRHDGDRPSFAALLSIDERNRAARFAFDQHRQRFILSHGLLRVILARYLAAEPGRIQFETGPHGKPALRGQSVAEQGIQFSLSHSSDHALVAVAVKRAVGVDVEWCRPEVEGLKLAQRFFAPDESRAISQAESDDQLQLFYRYWTAKEAYLKGRGWGLSLGLDRFELLFGDLSRPALVRSTESGTLDKDWSVQSFQLADRLIGAVAVEGEGWNVRLLDAATALVR; translated from the coding sequence GTGGCGACTGTGTTGACGCCTCCCACAGAGTGTTCGACGTTCCCGTGCCTCGGTCGGCAGGATGTCCATGTCTGGTCCTGTGACCTGTCCCGACACGACGGCGATCGACCTTCCTTCGCCGCGCTGCTTTCGATCGATGAGCGGAACCGCGCCGCTCGGTTTGCATTCGATCAACATCGTCAACGTTTTATCCTGTCCCACGGCCTGTTGCGGGTGATTCTGGCTCGATACTTGGCTGCCGAGCCGGGACGGATTCAGTTCGAAACCGGACCTCATGGCAAGCCGGCGCTGCGCGGACAATCCGTTGCCGAGCAAGGTATTCAGTTCAGTCTCTCCCATTCGAGCGACCATGCCCTCGTGGCGGTTGCCGTGAAAAGGGCTGTGGGGGTGGATGTGGAGTGGTGTCGGCCTGAGGTGGAGGGGCTCAAGCTGGCGCAGCGGTTCTTCGCCCCCGACGAATCACGGGCGATCTCGCAAGCCGAGAGCGACGATCAACTGCAGTTGTTTTATCGCTATTGGACCGCCAAGGAAGCCTATCTCAAGGGAAGGGGATGGGGACTTTCTCTCGGGCTGGATCGGTTCGAATTGTTGTTCGGCGACCTGTCGAGGCCGGCGCTGGTGCGTTCGACCGAATCTGGAACGCTCGACAAGGATTGGTCCGTGCAATCCTTCCAACTCGCCGATCGGTTAATCGGAGCCGTCGCGGTCGAAGGCGAGGGCTGGAACGTTCGGCTGCTCGACGCGGCGACAGCGCTTGTTCGTTAA
- a CDS encoding cyclic peptide export ABC transporter: protein MMKMYRFLRFLLQSATTMMVLMVLTGLLAGLASVGLLAVINKLINGAGATAELFAVAFVGLAVLKVLSNYLSQLLLVTFAQETILNLGMDLCWKVVRAPYRTLERRGAHEILATLTEDTNAMAWAVNGLPGLAINVAILAGCSLYLAWLSWQAFVGVIVLALVGLLGYRHFYNRVLQSSLAVRDAKGALFEHFRSLTEGMKELMLHRGRRETFVTSDIRQAAEALRHHNLVTTKQYLTTDSWTQVLFYGLIGVILLLFPRLLSLSGESLTGYAFAMLYMIGPMWGLLGMVPTLSRGQVALEKIEALGLALDEGSREGGAERSVVQGPQRVEFSKAVFSYEPTGEDERSFTLGPLDLALETGELIFIIGGNGSGKSTFVKVLTGLYLPQQGEVRLNGEAIVPMTQDWYRQHFAAVFSDFYLFKKLLGLDPVLVASQADGWLKTLRIHHKVTIREGEYSTVHLSQGQRKRLALVTAMLEDRPFYVFDEWAADQDPQYKEVFYGELLPELRARGKGVIVVTHDDRYFHVGDRVLKLEEGRIVEASNGASRSAHRAGPSLKPVARPSA, encoded by the coding sequence ATGATGAAAATGTACCGGTTTCTCCGGTTCCTGTTACAGAGCGCCACGACTATGATGGTGTTGATGGTGCTCACCGGGCTCTTGGCCGGCCTCGCCAGTGTGGGGCTCCTCGCGGTGATCAACAAGCTCATCAACGGAGCGGGCGCGACAGCAGAGCTGTTCGCAGTGGCCTTCGTCGGGCTGGCGGTCTTGAAGGTCTTGTCGAATTATCTCTCCCAATTGTTGCTCGTCACGTTTGCGCAGGAGACCATTCTGAATCTGGGCATGGATCTGTGCTGGAAGGTGGTGCGCGCGCCCTACCGCACTTTGGAGCGGCGCGGGGCGCATGAAATTTTGGCGACCCTGACCGAAGACACGAATGCGATGGCCTGGGCCGTCAACGGCTTGCCTGGTTTGGCGATCAACGTCGCCATCCTCGCCGGCTGTTCGCTTTACCTTGCCTGGCTTTCCTGGCAGGCGTTTGTCGGTGTGATTGTTCTGGCTCTGGTGGGGCTGCTGGGGTACCGGCATTTCTATAACCGAGTGCTTCAGTCGTCGCTGGCGGTGCGCGACGCGAAGGGTGCTCTGTTCGAACATTTTCGCAGCTTGACGGAGGGGATGAAGGAGTTGATGCTGCATCGCGGCCGGCGTGAGACGTTCGTCACATCGGATATCAGGCAGGCGGCCGAGGCGCTTCGCCACCACAATCTGGTGACGACGAAACAATATCTCACCACCGATTCCTGGACACAGGTGCTCTTTTACGGGTTGATCGGGGTGATCCTCCTGCTGTTTCCCCGCCTGTTGTCGTTGTCCGGCGAATCCCTGACGGGCTATGCCTTCGCGATGTTGTACATGATCGGTCCCATGTGGGGGCTGCTCGGCATGGTGCCGACGTTGAGTCGTGGGCAGGTGGCATTGGAGAAGATCGAAGCGTTGGGGCTGGCGCTGGACGAGGGGAGCCGGGAAGGGGGCGCGGAGCGCTCCGTGGTGCAGGGCCCGCAACGGGTGGAGTTTTCGAAGGCGGTCTTTTCGTATGAGCCGACGGGCGAGGATGAACGGTCCTTCACCCTGGGGCCCTTGGATCTGGCCTTGGAAACCGGCGAGTTGATCTTCATCATCGGGGGCAACGGCAGCGGCAAGTCGACCTTCGTCAAGGTCCTCACGGGGCTCTACCTGCCGCAACAGGGAGAGGTTCGGCTCAACGGCGAAGCGATCGTGCCCATGACCCAAGACTGGTACCGGCAGCATTTTGCGGCGGTTTTTTCCGATTTTTATCTGTTCAAAAAACTCCTGGGGCTCGATCCCGTTTTGGTTGCGAGTCAGGCGGACGGGTGGTTGAAAACCCTGCGAATTCACCACAAGGTCACGATCCGGGAGGGGGAATACTCAACGGTGCACCTGTCTCAGGGACAGCGCAAACGGCTGGCCCTGGTGACGGCGATGTTGGAGGATCGACCCTTCTACGTATTCGACGAATGGGCGGCGGACCAGGACCCGCAGTATAAAGAGGTGTTTTACGGTGAGTTGCTGCCGGAGCTGCGGGCACGAGGGAAGGGCGTGATCGTCGTGACCCACGACGACCGGTATTTCCATGTGGGCGACCGGGTGTTGAAACTGGAGGAGGGCAGGATCGTGGAGGCATCGAACGGCGCCTCACGCAGTGCCCATCGAGCCGGTCCGTCGCTCAAGCCTGTCGCCAGGCCGTCGGCATGA